A stretch of DNA from Candidatus Zixiibacteriota bacterium:
CCAGTCAATATTCATGGTCGGCCAACCCAACTGCTTCCCCTTTCCCAGTCCCTTAACTACGGTACCGTAAATCGGGTAATGATGTCCCAGCATGGCTATCGCGTCACGCCATTCGCCACTTTGAATCGCTCGTCTTATGCGGCTTGAGGATATAGGCAAATCCCTATAAGTTACCGGGCCGACAACATTAACATCAAAATTCTCTCGCCGACCCATTTCCCTCAAATGATCTATATTTCCGGAGCGGTCGCGACCAAAACTATGATTATATCCAACGACAAGTGATTTTATACCGAATCTTTCTATTAAAACATTTTTCGCGAATTCCTCCGCCGTCATACGTCTAAGTTTGTCATTAAAAGTCAAAAAGACCAGAGATCCGTCTAAACGGCTTTTTAATATTTCAATTTTCTCATCGGGGACGGTTAAAAGCTGGGGCGGGTTATCAGGGGTCACCAAAACGCGCGGATGAGGATGAAATGTAATTACCACCGCCGGCAGATTCATATCCTGACTTACTTTGATTAATCGACTGAAGATAGAAGCATGCCCTTTATGGAAACCATCAAACGTCCCCAGTGTAGCAACGCAGGGGCCGCCGCTTTTTTTGGCATATTCATCCGCCGATGTAAAGACCTTAAGACTCAAATCAAAACCCTTACGAAAGAAAAATAATCATTATCTAAATTACTTTTCAGGGAAGCGGCACTGCACTTCGACTTACCGATCGCCAGAATATTCCCGTTCTGACTTGCCATCGCGACTAAATTACCGGGTAAAAATTCCCGATTCCAATTCAGTATTTCTTTTCTTTCAGGTACGCCCCCATGTTTTATAGATTTTTCCGCCTCCAAAGAAACGCTCAAAATTGGAAATTCTATTACATCGCGCATCGGGATGATATGTTTTGCCAGTTTCCCATTATTGTATAACTCCGATACCGATTCCAGAGTCAGGGCCGAATCGATTTCCAACGAACCAGCCCTAAGTCTTTTTAATCCCGACAAATACGCACCGCACCCGATGTTATTTCCCAAGTCGTTGGCCAGTACGCGAATGTATGTTCCCTTACCGCAATCCACTCTTATAGTTAATTTGTGGCGATCATAAGATAACAAATCAATTGAATGAATTTCGATCTCGCGATTCGGCGTTTCCACCTTGATGCCCCGTCGAGCATATTTGTATAGTTCTTTGCCTTTAACTTTGACCGCGGAAAATGAAGGAACTTTCTGGATAATCTTCCCGATAAAAGCGCTTAAATAACCTTTAATATCATCTTTCGAAAGCTCGGGAATTTCCCGATTATCCGAAATATGACCCTCAGAATCGAAAGTATCTGATCTCGCTCCCAGTGTTATCTCGGCCTGATAAGATTTATCCCAATCCGTAAAGAATTGCGTCAATTTCGTGGCTCTTCCCAGGGTAATCGGCAATAATCCCGAGGCTAATGGATCGAGCGTACCGGTATGCCCTATCTTCTGGCGATTAAGAATGCTACGAAGTCGATAGATAACATCATGACTTGTCGGACCTGAGTCTTTATATATAGGCAACAAGCCGTCAAATCGTTCCATTTAGCAATTCCTTAATATCGGCTAAAATCATTTTTTTGGCTTCATCCAAGGATGTCTCAAGAGTGCAACCACAGGCAATGCGATGGCCCCCACCGCCGTATTTGGCCGCTACTTTTATAATATCTATACCATTGGCCGAACGAAATGAGGCCTTAGTAACGTTTGCTGATATTTCCCGAAATAACACTCCGATAACAACCCCGGCCAGGCTAATGGAATAATTTATCAATCCCTCGGTGTCTTTTTTGGCAGAGCCGGTTTGCTCGAGCAAATCATCAGTGACCGTCATATAGCATACTTTGCCGTCGAGGTGATATTCCTGATTCAAAAGAGAAGTTCCCAACAACCGCATCGCTCCCGGTGTATAATTGTGATACAACTCATTTATGATTTCAATATAGTCAATGCCTTTATCCATTAAGACCGCGGCAATTCTCAGACTGCGGGAGGTCGTGCAGCTATACTGAAATTGACCAGTATCGGTTACGATGGCGGTATATAAATTGGTTGCGATATTGGAATCGATTTCAGCCGACGCATAAAGAAGAATATCATAAATCATTTCTCCTGCGGCGGAGGCTTCATTATCGACAAAATTGATATGGCCGAATGAACTATTATCCCGATGATGATCGATATTTATAATTTTCTGATTTTCAGGATCTATTAGCGAGGCTACCTTGCCGCAACGATCACCAGTGGAGCATTCAATAAACACAACCGTATCAAATGAATCATCACCTCCGTTAAGGTTCTCAATATTCTCAATTTGATCGATCCCGGGCAAAAACTCATAGTTGAATGGAATAGTACCCTCATTGATAATCCGGCATTTAATATTCTTTTGATCTAAATACCCCGCAAAGCCCAGTTGTGATCCAATGGAATCCCCGTCCGGATTGATATGCCCCACGATCAGAACCTTTTCCGAATTATTCAGCGTATCAATTATTTGACTAATCGTTTCCGGATCGTGAATTTCTTGTTTGTTACCGCCTATAATGTCTTTTTCAATAACTTGATCAATCTTTGTCGTTAATCGAATTCCTTCGATCAGAGAGGTATCATACTTAAAAGAGATTTCGGGTATACGTCGGATTCTTAAACGATGAGCCAGTTCTCTCTGGACATAACCCGTTGACCGGTCGAAGACGTCTTTTATTTCATCCAGTTTCTTCTCACCGCCGAGAACGGTATAATATATTTTAGCATGCCGCAAATCGTCAGAAACATTAACGGCGCTGATAGTTACCATCGCGTCAACTTTATCACGAAGCATGGCGCTGACGATATCCGAGACATCTCGTTGGATTTGATCAGCAACACGACTTGAACGCTTAAATGATTTCATTACAGCAACTCGATTTCATAGTCAACAATATAGGATTCGCTCTCTCGTTCAATCATATTAACGATTGCCGACAAACACTGATTGGCGTGACCGCTATCATTGGATACCACGGCGGTTCCCAGAAGACAAGATTGATGCCTCTCATTTTCACCCACTTCAGCTACGGACGCGTTATGCCGATTGTGTATTCGAGTAATCAGGGATTTAATTACTCGCCGCTTATCTTTAAGCGAGCGGGCCGCAGGAATATTCAGCATTACTTTCAAACAACCAATAATCACATCTATAATGTCCGCGATGTTTCGACCATTTCGTAAGTTTCGATATGATCGCCCACCTGGACATCCTCAAATTTTTCAATTCCAATTCCGCATTCAAGCCCGGCCACGACTTCTTTCACGTCTTCTTTAAACCTCTTGAGAGAAGAAATAGTTCCTTCATGAATAACAACACCATCACGACTCACACGTATTTTATCTCCCCGGGTCATTTTGCCCTGTTGAATGTGGGAACCGCATATTAAGCCAACTTTTGGAATTTTGAAAGGCTGACGCACTTCGGCAGTACCTTTCCATTTCTCAACCAGTTCAGGTTTAAGCAATCCCTCAATTGCTTTTGTAATATCCTCTTTAACTTCATAAATAACTGAATAGGTGCGGATATCAACTTTTTCGCGGTTGGCCGTTTCACGAGCACGAGGATCGGCTGTAATATGAAAACCGACGACAATGGCATCAGAAGCAGACGCTAACAATACATCGGATTCACTAATAGCTCCAACACCAGAGCGGATAATATTGACCCGTACTTCTTCATTGCCAATTCCGGTAAGAGTTTCAGTCAAGGCTTCAACAGAACCGGCAACATCACCCTTAATTACTATTTTCAAGTCAGTAACCTGACCATCTTTGATTTTCTCATAAATTGATTCAAGGGTAGTCGGGGTACCGACGCGGCGTAATTCATACTCGCGTTTAATTTGTTGTCTCTTTTGAGCTACGTCTCGGGCTTCTGATTCAGAAGATGTTACAATAAACGAATCACCCGCTTGAGGTACGCCTGATATTCCGGTAATAATTGTTGGGGTTGATGGCCCTGCTTTTTCAACCTTATTGCCTCGATCATCAGCCATGGCTCTAACGCGGCCAAAATAGCTTCCGGAGACGAAAGGCCTTCCAACCTCCAATGTGCCCTTTTGAATAAGAACAGTGGCGACAGTGCCTCGCCCCTTTTCCAATTGGGCTTCAATTACAGTTCCCTGAGCTTTAATGTTTGGGTCGGCCTTAAGCTCAAGCATTTCAACCTGTAGTAGGATCATTTCCAGTAGTTTATCTACGCCTTCACCGGTTTTGGCCGACAACTCTACCATTATGGTTTTGCCGCCCCATGATTCATCAAGAAGATTATGATTCGTTAATTGTTGGCGAACGGAATCGGGGTTAGCGTCTGGTAAATCCATTTTATTTATCGCCACCATGATAGGCACTTTGGCGGCTTTGGCGTGGTCGATGGCTTCCACCGTTTGGGGCATGACCGCCTCGGTTGAAGAAATGACAAGAATGACAACATCTGTGACTTGAGCGCCGCGGGCACGCATGGCCGAAAATGCTTCATGGCCGGGAGTATCAAGAAAAGTAATACGGCCCCCACGGGTTTGCACGCTGTAGGCACCGATATGTTGAGTGATTTTGCCCGCTTCACCTGAAACAATATCGGATTCTCTGATATAATCCAGAAGGGTAGTTTTTCCATGATCGACATGGCCCATAATGGTTACGACCGGAGCGCGGGATTCGAGTTGAGTTTCCTCCTCTTCTTCAATAGTAACGTTCACAACTTCTTCAATTTGCCTGACATCAAGCTCGAATTCAATAGCCAGCATTTCGATGGTATCCATGTCAAGACGTTGGTTTATCGATGCGAGCATCCCCATTTCCATGCATTTGGCAACCAGTTCGGCTGGCTTTTTGCCAAAAGCCCTGGCTAATTCCGAGAGAGTCATAAATTCAGTGACTTCAATCGCCGTAATTCCATAATCATCATCCGTAATCTGGCTTCGTTTCTTATGCTTCTTGATTTTTTTCCCCGAATCCATGGTTGCCATTGTCTGTTTAAATGACAATTTAACGGCAGTAGTATCGACTTTATGCTCATTCTTTTTCTTAGATCTATCTCGTTTTCTTCGCTTTTTCGGAGGCCGGCCGGCTCCAATTCGTTGATCAAGCTTTTTCTGCAATTTCTTGGCGGCACCGGGCGTTGAAGTAATCGTCTGACGAGATATTTCCGTTTTTTCTTTTTTGGCTTTTGGCTTTTCAGCCTTAGCGGGCTCAGCGGCCTTGGCTGGTCCAGTCTTTGGTTTTTCCAGAACCTTTTTGGCAAATCTTCTTGGTTTTTGCTCGGCTACAACTCTCTTTGAGACGGCCTTTTTGGGCTTTCTGGCTTTGGCTTCAGCGATTTCTTCATCTTTTGCCTTTTTCGCGGCCATTTTTTTGGGCTTCTGATCCTCCAATTCCGCGGTCTTTTGGGATTTCTCAAGTTCTCTGGCGGCCAATTTTCTTGCTTTCCTTTCCGCCAGTGATTTTTTCTTTTTGGCCTGAGCAGCAGCTTTTTTTCTAAGGGCGAGTTTCTTGGCTTCTTCTCGGCGCTTTTTGGATTTCAATTCCTGTAGCTTTTGCTTGCGGGCTTCATCATCTTTTTTGACTTCCGCTATTTCGCGTTTGAACTTATTGTCAATAGCTTCGAGCATATCACTCGACGCAATCGACATGTGAGATTTGATAGTAAATCCAAGCCCGCGTAGAACTTTTAGCAAGGCATCACTCGAAATTTTATATTCCTTAGCGATATCGTAAATTCGTTTTCTGGACTTATTGTCAGCCAAGGTAATCCTCCGGTTATAAACCGCCCTCAAATAACTTTATTTTCTTCCCTGAACAATCTCTTATTCATCTTTTTCCGGTGTCTCAGATTCATTGTCATTATCGTCATTTTCGTCTTCTTCATCTTCGGCATCATCCACAAATTCAAGTTCAGTAATTTTTGAGGATGAATCTGCGTCAAGTTTTTCCTGCGCCTGAGTTTCGACCTTTTGTGCTCTAATTAGTTCTTCATGTTCGGTCATAAATTCAATTGCGCGTTCAATTAATCTCTTCGCCGTTTTTTCTCCGATACCCTCTATTTTGACAATATCTTCGAGTTCACTATCAGCCAAATCTTTGACGGTATTGATATCCGCGTCAACCAATCGTTCTTCGAGGACGTCACCGACGCCACTCAATCGCCCAATCGGAACCATCAATTCTGCTTCCTCGTGTTTCATCTCATTATAATCGGTTTCTGACATGATATTGATTTTCCAGCCTGTCAGACGTGAGGCGAGGCGAGCGTTTTGACCGTTTTTCCCGATAGCGAGCGACAATTTGTCATCTTCTACCGCGACGGTCATTCCCACTTCCTCATCATAAACATCGATAGTAACAACTTTGGCAGGGGCCAGGGCGCGTGAGACAAAAACTTCCGAATTAGAACTGTAAGCAACGATATCTATTCGTTCATTGTTTAATTCGCGAACGATGGATTGAACTCTCACCCCTTTAATGCCGACACATGCTCCGACGGGATCAATCCGTTCATCACCCGAATAAACCGCCAGTTTCGTGCGGTCACCCGGCTCACGAGCGATGGAGCGGATTTCAATAATTTTTTCATATATTTCCGGCACCTCTAACTCAAATAAACGTAAGATGAAATCGGTGCTGACGCGCGATAAAATGATTTGCGGTCCCTTCATCGATTTTTGCACATCAAGGATGATGGCGCGGATGCGGTCGCCCTGGCGGTATTTTTCTCGAGAGATCTGTTCACGGACCGGTAGAATAGATTCGGCCCGACCAAGATTTACGATGACATTTCCTTTATCGATTTGCTGCACCGTTCCCGAGATAAGCTGTCCCACGCGGTTGATATATTCGTCGTAAATGCGATCGCGTTCCGCTTCCCGGATTCTCTGAATCAGGATTTGTTTGGCCGAAGCAATCGCGTTTCTTCCAAATTCCTCAACCGGATCAATATAGATTTCCATGAAATCATCCAGTTCGGCATCCGTATCCAATTCGCGAGCTTCCTCAATAGAAATTTCGGTATAAGGATCTTTAACTTTCTCTACAACGATTCGCAAAGAAATCATAGTCAGCTCTCCCTCCTTATGGTCGAAATTGAAGGAGAGATTATCGATAAATCCATATTTTTTTCGCGCCGCAGCGAGTAACCCGGCCTCGACCGTCTCAATCACCAAATCCATATCGATGTTCTTATCTCGCGCGATAAGCGTCATTGCTTCCAGTGTATCAAATCCCATCAGAATTACTCCACTAAATTACTACCTTACCCTGCCGAATATCAGACAGGGCTATTTTAAATTCGCCGTCTTCACCGTTAATTAGAATTGTCGTCGTATCCACATCAGTCAGCGAACCGCGAATTCTTTTCTTCTTGCCGCCTTCGGTGTATTCCACTTTTATGTTCTTGCCGATTTTTCTTTCAAAATCACGCTGAGTGTGAAGATGTCGATCCAGTCCCGGCGAAGAAACCTCAAGGATATATTTGGAATCCAAAATATCTTCGACATCCACAGCGGCACCGATAATTTTCGACAATTCAACGCATTTGTCAAGCGTCACGCCGTTATCGGAATCGACAAATATCTGCAGACGGAAATTGCTCTTGTACCGGGAGAGTTTGATTTCCACTAATTCAAAACCTTCCGAGGCTAACAGAGGTTCCGCCAAATTCTCGATATCTGTTTTTAGATCACTAATCAACTTAATACCTCATCGCCTACTACCGACACCATTCTGTTAAACTCAAATAATTGAGTCGGCTTTTGGCGCATAACAAAACCGGGCTTTCTCCGGTTGACTCCAGAAAACTCCCAGAATACACTAAAGCTTAACAGTATAATAAATTAGACAGGGAAAGCAATAAAAAAATGTTAAATTGCGCGATCCAAAAATTCGGCAGTTTTTTGAACTATTTCGCCTATTTGGACCAGTTCCACATCGGTTTCATTTCTAAGTTTTAGCTCGACTTTGCCCTTAGCCAGGGATTTGTTTCCCAATGCTATTCGGAGCGGAATACCTATTAAATCCGCGTCATTGAACTTGACGCCGGCCCGTTCGGCCCGATCATCTAAAATAACCTCATAACCTGCTTCGATTAGCTGGGAATAGATTCTTTCGGCTATTTCGATCTGTTCTTGATTTGTCATATTAAGCGGGCAAATTATCACTTGATATGGCGCAATCGCTTTGGGCCAGATTATCCCTTTATCGTCATGGTATTTTTCAATCGCTGCCTGCGCCGTTCGAGTAATTCCAATTCCGTAAGAACCCATAAAATAAGGCTTCTCGTTACCTCCGGTATCGAGGTATTTGCCTCCCAGGCTATCGGAATATTTGGTTCCGAGCGAAAATGTGTTGCCGACTTCAATTCCTCGATATTTCTCAAGCCGCCCTTTATTGCAGCGGGGGCACCCTTCCCCAGTTTCGGCATTGATAAGGTCAACTATCGCCGCGGCTTTGAAATCCCGGTCCGAATTGACGTTCAGAATATGCGTGTCCTTTTTGTTGGCCCCGGTTACGAAATTAGTCATCGCCTCGACTTCAGGATCGGCTATAATGGGAATTGTGAGACTTATCGGGCCGGCGAAACCTACCGGCGCTTTTGTAATTTCTTCGACCGTTTCCGGACCGGCCATTTCGAGTTTCAGACAGCCGAAGTAGTTATTTAATTTAAGTTCATTGATTTGCCGGTCGCCCCGAATCATCGCCGCCACCGGTTTTCCATCGGCCAGATATAATAAGGTTTTGGCAAAACGGTGAGCAGGCAATTTGAGAAACGCGGTAATCTCTTCGATAGTAGCGGCGTTTGGAGTGTCAACTTCTTCGATTGGTTTTTGTTCGTTATCCTGCTCGGGTGGGTTTAATTCTCTAAAAGTAGCTTTTTCGATATTGGCAGCATAATCGCAGGAATCGCAGGATAGAATAATCTCTTCTCCGCCGTCGGTTTCGACCAGGACCATAAATTCGTGAGCTCCGGTTCCGCCCATGGCTCCGGTATCTGATTCAACCTTTTTGGCGGCAACACCGCAACGCTCAAAGACTTTAAAATAGGCGTCAACCATTTTTTGATAAGCGATTTTGTGTGCTTCCAAATCAACGTCAAAAGTATAAGCGTCTTTCATTATAAATTCGCGCCCGCGCATCAATCCGAAACGGGGACGGATTTCGTCTCGAAACTTGGTTTGAATCTGATACATATTGAGAGGCATCTGGCGATAGCTTTTTAATTCTCCGGAGACAAGATTGGTTATAACCTCTTCATGAGTCGGCCCGAGGACCATATCATGGTCATGGCGATCTTTGAGACGGACCAATTCTTTACCGATGGTGTCCCAGCGACCGGATTTTTGCCATAATTCTGCCGGATGCAAAACAGGCATGAGAATTTCAATAGCCCCCGAGGCGTCCATCTCTTCTCGCACAATGGTTGAGATATTGTTCAGAACTCTTTGCATCAGAGGAAGATAATTATACACCCCTGCGGCCAGTCGGCGCATATATCCGGCCCTGAGAAGATATTGATGAGAAATTAATTCGGCCTCGGCGGGAACTTCCCGAAGAGTCGGTATGTATGTTTTACTCCAGCGCATAGTAATTGCCTCTCGTTATTATTTATGCAATAGGAGAAAATAAGTTTTGAGCATCATTTGTCAATCTTTTAATTTGTCGATTGGCATCGCGATATTCAAAAGAGTTGACAAGGCGGATTTTTCGACTTAGTTTATCGATTCCAAAAGTAAATGTATCCAACTGCCCCCGTGGCGTAACGGATAGCGCGACAGCCTCCGGAGCTGTAAGTTCAGGTTCGATTCCTGACGGGGGTATTATTTTCCTCAAAAAAGTGCTTTTATAAAAATTAAACATTCTTATATTACTTATGCGAGCAACGGGGAATGTCTCCCACCTCACAGCGCAATTACCGCCGGGAAAATGGGCAATTTACAGGAGGAAATTATTATGACAGGGAGGCTAAGGCAGCTATTCGTTTTTATTCCCACAATTTTTATTTTTTTTAATATAACTGCCCTCGCTCAGATAGAATATGCCGATGATGCCGGTGAAGGCTTTTGTTCGGAAGAGACTATTATTAGTCTTTTTCCGAATACAGATACTACTATAATCGTCAATATGTTTAATTCCGGGCAGTTCGATAATGGATTTTCGATTTTTATTGATTATGTCAATGGCTCCGACTGGATTACGCCATCCGTTACAACCAGTTCAATTCCAGCGGGCGGTGAGGCATATCCGGTCGAGTTTGGCATAACGGTTCCGCCGGGAACTCAAGAAGGCATGACTTTGGAGGCGGATATATCCATTACACATTTGGGCAAAAATTCACCTCGCGAATTTCCGATATGTTTATATGTTAAACATTTAACCGATTACGAAGATGATGCCGGGGATGGTATCGGATTGTGTTATTCGGATGAGATGCTGACTGCCGCGCCGGGCGAATCTGTTTATGATACCGTGAGAGCTTTCAATCCCGGTATGCTGGATAATAATTTCAATATCTCGATGTATTACGAGCAGGGCGACGGATGGATTACCGCCAATCCATCGTCGGGAATGATATTGGCCGGAGGTATGGATACTCTCGATATCGAGTTTATTTTCACCGCTCCGACCGATGTGGGTGATCCGGTTACGATTGAGGCGATGATAAGTATCAACCATGAGGGGACAAGTAGTCCGAGGCAGATACCGGTTTGTTTTACAGTTGCGTCGGAGTTTTACTTTCCTCAACATGCCGATCTGGCGACGACATGCAAGCAGATCAGGGTATTCAATACCGGTCGTTTGTCGGGTAAGACGCCTGATTATTCAATGGATTATATCGAAGACTGCGATACGTTTGGAAACGCCGATGCGCGTACGTATTTGTATGATGGTTCGCCGGTGATAGCCTGGGATGACGGTGAGGGGATTAAAGTATGTACTGATTTTCTTTCCGATAGCGAATTTGGATCTCGTGGATTTCGGGCAATGAGTAATCTGAGTGTGGATGATACAAGTGATCCTGATTATATCAAGGCTACCGGAGATTTCACGACTTTTGATTCGTCGATAAATTTCACGGTCGAATATTATATACCTCAAGGTGATACAGCGTGCGAATTTATAGTCCAAAAATTATATATCACAAGCGCATCGGGAACTAAGAATAACGTATTAATCGGTTATGCTTGGGACTGGAACGTGCCCAGTGACACTGGTTCCGATAATAATTCTTTAGCCGATGAAGCTCGTCAATTGCTGTATATGCAGGGTGAAGAGGCGGATGATGACGGTGAAGACGATCAAATTGCTGAATGCGGTGTTTGTTGGCAATCCGACGATCGCTATGCCGGTGTTCGCTTTTTTCCAACATTGGATGTTACAACGCCCAAGAACGCAATGACGCTAGATAATGCCACCTGGGTTTCCAAATCCGGGCCGTATGGTAATGATGCGCCGCTTCCTGACGGACCGATATATGATTTGAT
This window harbors:
- the rbfA gene encoding 30S ribosome-binding factor RbfA; this encodes MKSFKRSSRVADQIQRDVSDIVSAMLRDKVDAMVTISAVNVSDDLRHAKIYYTVLGGEKKLDEIKDVFDRSTGYVQRELAHRLRIRRIPEISFKYDTSLIEGIRLTTKIDQVIEKDIIGGNKQEIHDPETISQIIDTLNNSEKVLIVGHINPDGDSIGSQLGFAGYLDQKNIKCRIINEGTIPFNYEFLPGIDQIENIENLNGGDDSFDTVVFIECSTGDRCGKVASLIDPENQKIINIDHHRDNSSFGHINFVDNEASAAGEMIYDILLYASAEIDSNIATNLYTAIVTDTGQFQYSCTTSRSLRIAAVLMDKGIDYIEIINELYHNYTPGAMRLLGTSLLNQEYHLDGKVCYMTVTDDLLEQTGSAKKDTEGLINYSISLAGVVIGVLFREISANVTKASFRSANGIDIIKVAAKYGGGGHRIACGCTLETSLDEAKKMILADIKELLNGTI
- a CDS encoding proline--tRNA ligase, whose amino-acid sequence is MRWSKTYIPTLREVPAEAELISHQYLLRAGYMRRLAAGVYNYLPLMQRVLNNISTIVREEMDASGAIEILMPVLHPAELWQKSGRWDTIGKELVRLKDRHDHDMVLGPTHEEVITNLVSGELKSYRQMPLNMYQIQTKFRDEIRPRFGLMRGREFIMKDAYTFDVDLEAHKIAYQKMVDAYFKVFERCGVAAKKVESDTGAMGGTGAHEFMVLVETDGGEEIILSCDSCDYAANIEKATFRELNPPEQDNEQKPIEEVDTPNAATIEEITAFLKLPAHRFAKTLLYLADGKPVAAMIRGDRQINELKLNNYFGCLKLEMAGPETVEEITKAPVGFAGPISLTIPIIADPEVEAMTNFVTGANKKDTHILNVNSDRDFKAAAIVDLINAETGEGCPRCNKGRLEKYRGIEVGNTFSLGTKYSDSLGGKYLDTGGNEKPYFMGSYGIGITRTAQAAIEKYHDDKGIIWPKAIAPYQVIICPLNMTNQEQIEIAERIYSQLIEAGYEVILDDRAERAGVKFNDADLIGIPLRIALGNKSLAKGKVELKLRNETDVELVQIGEIVQKTAEFLDRAI
- the rimP gene encoding ribosome maturation factor RimP; this encodes MISDLKTDIENLAEPLLASEGFELVEIKLSRYKSNFRLQIFVDSDNGVTLDKCVELSKIIGAAVDVEDILDSKYILEVSSPGLDRHLHTQRDFERKIGKNIKVEYTEGGKKKRIRGSLTDVDTTTILINGEDGEFKIALSDIRQGKVVI
- the infB gene encoding translation initiation factor IF-2 — its product is MADNKSRKRIYDIAKEYKISSDALLKVLRGLGFTIKSHMSIASSDMLEAIDNKFKREIAEVKKDDEARKQKLQELKSKKRREEAKKLALRKKAAAQAKKKKSLAERKARKLAARELEKSQKTAELEDQKPKKMAAKKAKDEEIAEAKARKPKKAVSKRVVAEQKPRRFAKKVLEKPKTGPAKAAEPAKAEKPKAKKEKTEISRQTITSTPGAAKKLQKKLDQRIGAGRPPKKRRKRDRSKKKNEHKVDTTAVKLSFKQTMATMDSGKKIKKHKKRSQITDDDYGITAIEVTEFMTLSELARAFGKKPAELVAKCMEMGMLASINQRLDMDTIEMLAIEFELDVRQIEEVVNVTIEEEEETQLESRAPVVTIMGHVDHGKTTLLDYIRESDIVSGEAGKITQHIGAYSVQTRGGRITFLDTPGHEAFSAMRARGAQVTDVVILVISSTEAVMPQTVEAIDHAKAAKVPIMVAINKMDLPDANPDSVRQQLTNHNLLDESWGGKTIMVELSAKTGEGVDKLLEMILLQVEMLELKADPNIKAQGTVIEAQLEKGRGTVATVLIQKGTLEVGRPFVSGSYFGRVRAMADDRGNKVEKAGPSTPTIITGISGVPQAGDSFIVTSSESEARDVAQKRQQIKREYELRRVGTPTTLESIYEKIKDGQVTDLKIVIKGDVAGSVEALTETLTGIGNEEVRVNIIRSGVGAISESDVLLASASDAIVVGFHITADPRARETANREKVDIRTYSVIYEVKEDITKAIEGLLKPELVEKWKGTAEVRQPFKIPKVGLICGSHIQQGKMTRGDKIRVSRDGVVIHEGTISSLKRFKEDVKEVVAGLECGIGIEKFEDVQVGDHIETYEMVETSRTL
- the nusA gene encoding transcription termination factor NusA; its protein translation is MGFDTLEAMTLIARDKNIDMDLVIETVEAGLLAAARKKYGFIDNLSFNFDHKEGELTMISLRIVVEKVKDPYTEISIEEARELDTDAELDDFMEIYIDPVEEFGRNAIASAKQILIQRIREAERDRIYDEYINRVGQLISGTVQQIDKGNVIVNLGRAESILPVREQISREKYRQGDRIRAIILDVQKSMKGPQIILSRVSTDFILRLFELEVPEIYEKIIEIRSIAREPGDRTKLAVYSGDERIDPVGACVGIKGVRVQSIVRELNNERIDIVAYSSNSEVFVSRALAPAKVVTIDVYDEEVGMTVAVEDDKLSLAIGKNGQNARLASRLTGWKINIMSETDYNEMKHEEAELMVPIGRLSGVGDVLEERLVDADINTVKDLADSELEDIVKIEGIGEKTAKRLIERAIEFMTEHEELIRAQKVETQAQEKLDADSSSKITELEFVDDAEDEEDENDDNDNESETPEKDE
- a CDS encoding bifunctional riboflavin kinase/FAD synthetase — translated: MSLKVFTSADEYAKKSGGPCVATLGTFDGFHKGHASIFSRLIKVSQDMNLPAVVITFHPHPRVLVTPDNPPQLLTVPDEKIEILKSRLDGSLVFLTFNDKLRRMTAEEFAKNVLIERFGIKSLVVGYNHSFGRDRSGNIDHLREMGRRENFDVNVVGPVTYRDLPISSSRIRRAIQSGEWRDAIAMLGHHYPIYGTVVKGLGKGKQLGWPTMNIDWSERKMLPPQGVYSCLATLDEHTYKGMMFIGVNMLNPEKRVSVEAHLFDFNKDVYGKQVTLYPSHFLRSSRRFESVEALSHQIADDKEKIERLLH
- the truB gene encoding tRNA pseudouridine(55) synthase TruB translates to MERFDGLLPIYKDSGPTSHDVIYRLRSILNRQKIGHTGTLDPLASGLLPITLGRATKLTQFFTDWDKSYQAEITLGARSDTFDSEGHISDNREIPELSKDDIKGYLSAFIGKIIQKVPSFSAVKVKGKELYKYARRGIKVETPNREIEIHSIDLLSYDRHKLTIRVDCGKGTYIRVLANDLGNNIGCGAYLSGLKRLRAGSLEIDSALTLESVSELYNNGKLAKHIIPMRDVIEFPILSVSLEAEKSIKHGGVPERKEILNWNREFLPGNLVAMASQNGNILAIGKSKCSAASLKSNLDNDYFSFVRVLI
- a CDS encoding DUF503 domain-containing protein is translated as MIIGCLKVMLNIPAARSLKDKRRVIKSLITRIHNRHNASVAEVGENERHQSCLLGTAVVSNDSGHANQCLSAIVNMIERESESYIVDYEIELL